In Crinalium epipsammum PCC 9333, the following are encoded in one genomic region:
- a CDS encoding Uma2 family endonuclease encodes MVATSTPTEQRILLQNISWQLFENLLIELGEHNSHRLAYHKGNLEIMVPLPEHENCNRLIERLIVTLLEELQLEYNLFGSMTIKRSSMKAGKEPDSCYYIQNEALVRGKKTLDFNQDPPPDLALEIDISRSSLNQLELYADLGVKELWIYDGRTIHFYQLENGDYIECDRSPTFPILLASRVIEFLEQCQTLGVITALRQFREWLTSQ; translated from the coding sequence ATGGTAGCAACATCGACTCCAACTGAACAGCGTATATTACTTCAAAATATTAGCTGGCAATTATTTGAAAATTTATTAATAGAACTTGGTGAACATAATTCCCACAGACTTGCTTATCACAAGGGAAATTTAGAAATTATGGTTCCACTGCCTGAACATGAGAACTGTAACAGGTTGATAGAGCGTTTAATTGTAACTCTACTAGAAGAATTACAACTTGAATATAACTTGTTTGGTTCAATGACAATCAAACGCTCAAGTATGAAGGCTGGTAAAGAACCCGATTCCTGTTACTACATTCAGAATGAAGCGTTAGTTAGAGGTAAAAAAACATTAGACTTTAATCAAGATCCACCTCCAGACTTGGCGCTAGAGATTGATATTAGTAGAAGTTCATTAAATCAACTAGAGCTTTATGCAGATTTGGGAGTAAAAGAACTTTGGATATATGATGGTCGGACAATACATTTTTATCAATTGGAAAATGGGGATTATATAGAATGCGATCGCTCTCCCACTTTTCCCATCTTACTTGCTAGTCGCGTAATTGAATTTCTGGAGCAGTGTCAAACCTTGGGAGTAATTACAGCTTTACGCCAGTTTCGTGAATGGCTAACAAGTCAGTAA
- the purF gene encoding amidophosphoribosyltransferase, whose amino-acid sequence MIPNHSFSSDEYPVNCQDRPDKPEEACGVFGIYAPGEDVTKLTYFGLYALQHRGQESAGIATFQGKEVNLYKGMGLVSHVFNESILSQMPGDMAVGHTRYSTTGSSKVVNAQPAVVETRLGKLALAHNGNLVNTTTLREELLKRDCNLLTTTDSEMIAFAIAEQVNEGQDWLEGAIRAFHQCQGAFSLVIGTPAGLMGARDPNGIRPLVIGILEGSPQRYVLASETCGLDIIGAEYLRDVEPGELVWITDDGLASFHWSKEPQRKLCIFEMIYFARPDSVVHDETLYSYRMRLGRQLAADSPIDADIVIGVPDSGIPAAIGFSQASGITYAEGLIKNRYVGRTFIQPTQAMRESGIKMKLNPLKDVLAGKRVIIIDDSIVRGTTSRKIVKALRDAGATEVHMRISSPPVTHPCFYGIDTDTQDQLIAATKSVEEIGQLIGVDTLAYLSIEGMLKSTGEDTNNFCSACFNGDYPIAIPETVKRSKLILEKAVPA is encoded by the coding sequence ATGATTCCCAACCATTCCTTCTCCTCTGACGAGTATCCTGTTAACTGCCAGGATAGACCAGACAAGCCAGAGGAAGCCTGTGGTGTTTTCGGTATCTATGCACCAGGGGAAGACGTTACCAAACTTACTTACTTTGGGCTTTATGCACTCCAACACCGAGGTCAGGAATCTGCTGGCATTGCTACCTTTCAAGGCAAAGAGGTAAATCTATATAAAGGCATGGGGCTAGTCTCCCATGTTTTTAACGAATCTATATTGAGTCAGATGCCTGGGGATATGGCAGTTGGTCATACCCGTTACTCTACAACTGGTTCTAGTAAAGTAGTCAATGCCCAGCCTGCTGTTGTAGAAACTCGCCTAGGCAAACTTGCATTAGCACATAATGGCAATCTTGTCAATACAACAACATTAAGAGAAGAGTTACTGAAGCGCGACTGTAACTTATTAACCACAACAGATTCAGAAATGATCGCATTTGCGATCGCAGAACAAGTAAATGAAGGTCAAGATTGGTTAGAAGGCGCAATCCGTGCCTTTCACCAATGTCAAGGCGCATTTAGTTTAGTAATTGGTACACCTGCTGGTTTAATGGGCGCACGTGACCCAAATGGTATTCGTCCCCTAGTAATTGGTATTTTGGAAGGTAGCCCTCAGCGTTACGTTCTCGCTTCTGAAACCTGCGGTTTAGATATCATCGGTGCAGAATATTTACGTGATGTAGAACCAGGGGAATTAGTTTGGATTACCGACGACGGTTTAGCCTCCTTCCACTGGAGTAAAGAACCACAGCGCAAGCTTTGCATATTTGAAATGATTTACTTTGCGCGTCCTGATAGCGTTGTACATGACGAAACATTATATAGCTACAGAATGCGCTTAGGTCGTCAACTCGCAGCAGATTCTCCCATAGACGCGGATATTGTCATTGGTGTACCTGATTCTGGTATTCCAGCAGCTATAGGCTTTTCACAAGCATCTGGAATTACCTACGCAGAAGGTTTAATTAAAAACCGCTACGTTGGTCGCACCTTCATCCAACCAACTCAAGCAATGCGCGAGTCTGGAATTAAAATGAAGCTTAACCCCTTAAAAGATGTATTAGCGGGTAAGCGGGTCATCATTATTGATGATTCCATCGTTCGGGGAACCACTAGCCGTAAAATTGTCAAAGCTTTACGAGATGCAGGTGCAACTGAAGTACACATGAGAATTTCATCACCCCCAGTAACTCATCCCTGCTTCTACGGAATTGATACTGATACCCAAGACCAGTTAATTGCTGCTACTAAATCAGTAGAAGAAATAGGTCAACTTATTGGTGTAGATACACTAGCTTACCTCAGTATAGAAGGGATGTTGAAATCTACAGGTGAAGATACCAACAATTTCTGTTCTGCTTGTTTTAATGGTGATTATCCCATCGCAATTCCAGAAACAGTCAAGCGTTCTAAGTTGATATTAGAAAAAGCTGTTCCTGCTTAA
- a CDS encoding VOC family protein, producing the protein MFLNSIFVTLATSQLDILVQFYTNLIGIEPESYIPQIYAEFRLNNLRLGIFQPKEANRQEFDNSGRNPISLCFEVSVLESAIAHITALGYPPPGKIINASHGREIYAYDPDGNRIIFYQSNKLD; encoded by the coding sequence ATGTTTTTAAACTCTATTTTTGTTACCCTCGCAACTAGCCAATTAGACATACTGGTACAATTTTATACTAATTTAATTGGTATAGAACCGGAAAGTTATATTCCTCAGATTTATGCGGAGTTCCGATTAAATAATTTACGTTTAGGAATTTTTCAGCCCAAAGAGGCGAATCGGCAAGAGTTTGATAACAGTGGGAGAAATCCGATAAGCTTGTGTTTTGAAGTAAGTGTCTTAGAAAGTGCGATCGCTCATATTACAGCATTGGGATATCCGCCGCCTGGTAAGATTATTAATGCCTCACACGGCAGAGAGATTTATGCTTACGATCCTGATGGTAATCGCATAATTTTTTATCAATCTAATAAATTAGATTAA
- the accC gene encoding acetyl-CoA carboxylase biotin carboxylase subunit: protein MRFSKILIANRGEIALRILRACEEMGISTVAVHSTIDRHALHVQLADEAVCIGEPPSSKSYLNIPNIISAALTRNATAIHPGYGFLAENAKFAEICADHEISFIGPTPEAMRAMGDKSTAKETMQRAGVPTVPGSDGLVEDEKDAVAIANQIGYPLIIKATAGGGGRGMRLVREASDFLKFYQAAQGEAEAAFGNAGVYIEKFIERPRHIEFQILADSYGNVIHLGERDCSIQRRHQKLLEEAPSPVLSEELRSQMGNAAVMAAKSINYTGAGTVEFLLDQSGNFYFMEMNTRIQVEHPVTEMVTGLDLITEQIRIAQGEKLQLTQEQVVLRGHAIECRINAEDPDHNFRPSPGRISGYLPPGGPGVRMDSHVYTDYEIPPYYDSLIGKLIVWGADRDTAIKRMRRALRECAITGVPTTIGFHQRIMETPEFLRGEVYTNFVEQIMQPKT, encoded by the coding sequence ATGCGTTTTTCAAAAATTCTAATTGCCAACCGAGGGGAAATTGCCCTACGAATTCTCCGTGCCTGCGAAGAGATGGGCATTAGCACTGTTGCTGTTCACTCTACTATTGATCGACACGCCCTCCATGTGCAGTTAGCTGACGAAGCTGTGTGCATTGGCGAACCACCAAGTAGCAAAAGCTATCTGAATATTCCCAATATTATTTCCGCCGCGTTGACGCGCAATGCTACAGCGATTCATCCTGGGTATGGTTTTTTGGCGGAAAATGCCAAATTTGCGGAAATTTGCGCGGATCACGAAATTTCCTTTATTGGCCCAACACCCGAAGCTATGCGGGCAATGGGGGATAAATCGACTGCAAAGGAAACTATGCAACGGGCAGGTGTCCCGACTGTGCCTGGAAGTGACGGGCTTGTGGAAGATGAAAAAGACGCAGTTGCGATCGCAAATCAAATTGGCTATCCCCTAATTATTAAAGCGACTGCTGGGGGTGGTGGACGAGGTATGCGGCTGGTGAGAGAAGCAAGTGATTTTCTCAAGTTCTACCAAGCAGCCCAAGGGGAAGCGGAAGCTGCGTTCGGGAATGCTGGCGTTTATATAGAAAAATTTATCGAACGTCCCCGTCATATCGAATTTCAAATTTTAGCGGATAGCTACGGCAACGTGATTCATTTAGGTGAGCGAGACTGTTCTATCCAACGTCGTCACCAAAAACTTCTAGAAGAAGCCCCTAGCCCCGTACTTAGTGAAGAACTGCGATCGCAAATGGGTAATGCGGCTGTGATGGCAGCGAAATCAATTAACTATACTGGCGCGGGTACGGTTGAATTTTTGCTCGACCAAAGCGGCAACTTTTACTTTATGGAAATGAATACCCGCATTCAAGTTGAACACCCAGTTACAGAAATGGTTACTGGTTTAGACTTAATTACCGAACAAATCCGTATTGCTCAAGGAGAAAAACTGCAACTTACTCAAGAACAGGTAGTCCTTCGGGGTCATGCGATCGAATGCCGAATTAATGCAGAAGATCCCGACCACAACTTCCGTCCGAGTCCAGGGCGAATTAGTGGTTATCTACCGCCAGGAGGCCCAGGCGTAAGGATGGATTCTCATGTCTATACAGACTACGAAATCCCCCCATACTACGATTCTCTGATCGGAAAACTAATCGTTTGGGGCGCTGACAGAGATACAGCAATCAAAAGGATGAGAAGGGCATTAAGAGAGTGCGCGATCACTGGTGTACCCACTACTATTGGGTTTCATCAAAGAATTATGGAAACACCAGAATTTTT
- a CDS encoding Uma2 family endonuclease, with amino-acid sequence MVISPLTLNLDTVHLTDEQFYELCQNNRELKFERTATGELIIMPPVGGESGNREADLITDLGIWNRQTQLGYTFSSSTIFKLPNGADRSPDAAWIKKERWEALTAEQRRKFPAIAPDFVIELRSATDDLKTLRQKMPEYIDAGVLLGWLINPQQQQVEIYRQGQNVEVRNLPTELSGEDVLPKFSLSLACY; translated from the coding sequence ATGGTTATTAGTCCTTTGACATTAAATTTAGATACTGTTCACCTTACAGACGAACAATTCTATGAATTATGTCAAAATAACCGCGAGTTGAAATTTGAACGGACGGCTACCGGAGAATTAATTATTATGCCACCTGTGGGGGGAGAAAGCGGTAATCGAGAAGCAGACTTAATTACTGATTTGGGAATTTGGAATCGTCAAACTCAACTTGGTTATACTTTTAGTTCTTCTACTATATTTAAGTTACCTAATGGTGCTGACCGTTCTCCTGATGCTGCTTGGATTAAAAAGGAACGTTGGGAAGCACTTACTGCTGAACAAAGACGCAAATTTCCTGCAATTGCACCGGATTTTGTGATTGAGTTAAGGTCAGCAACAGATGATTTAAAAACTTTGCGTCAGAAAATGCCAGAATATATAGACGCAGGGGTGCTATTGGGATGGTTAATTAATCCGCAACAACAGCAAGTGGAAATTTATCGTCAAGGACAAAATGTGGAAGTGCGAAACCTTCCTACAGAATTATCAGGTGAAGATGTATTGCCAAAATTTAGCTTGAGTTTAGCTTGTTATTAA
- the purL gene encoding phosphoribosylformylglycinamidine synthase subunit PurL, whose protein sequence is MSAISSSPFSLAEITSEGIKPDEYEEIVQRLGRHPNKAELGMFGVMWSEHCCYKNSRPLLKQFPTEGDRILVGPGENAGVVDLGDGLQLAFKIESHNHPSAVEPFQGAATGVGGILRDIFTMGARPIAILNSLRFGSLEDGRTKRLFSGVVEGISHYGNCVGVPTVGGEVYFDPAYSGNPLVNAMALGLMETSEIVKSGASGMGNPVLYVGSTTGRDGMGGASFASAELTEESEKDRPAVQVGDPFLEKSLIEACLEAFKTGAVVAAQDMGAAGITCSTAEMAAKGGVGIEFDLDKIPVRETGMVPYEYLLSESQERMLFVAHKGREQELIDIFHRWGLQAVVAGTVISEPIVRILFKGEVAAEIPATALSDNTPIYHRELLAEPPEYARQAWEWTPESLPTATEEGIEIQGSTKTWNDILLQLLDTPTIASKRWVYRQYDHQVQNNTVLVPGGADAAVIRVRPLETPLTGVKEGTLHQTGVAATVDCNSRYVYLNPYEGAKAVVAEAARNLSCVGAEPIAVTDNLNFASPEKPVGYWQLAEACRGIADACREFQTPVTGGNVSLYNETVDATGTPQPIYPTPVIGMVGLVADIHKICGQAWQYEGDLIYLLGEKVDTATKVTLGGSEYLAAIHGTVAGQPPQVDFDLEMRVQAVCREGIRQSWIRSAHDSSEGGIAIALAESCISGNLGAEIHLDLPSNPSQRWDNILFGEGGARIIVSVSPEQQTAWETYLEEKLSKNWQKIGQVAKTAENFRVITADNTPLLNVSITDMSDRWSNCIERRLTT, encoded by the coding sequence ATGTCCGCCATCTCCTCTTCCCCTTTTTCGTTGGCAGAAATAACTTCTGAAGGCATCAAACCTGATGAATATGAAGAAATTGTCCAGCGATTAGGTCGTCACCCCAACAAAGCTGAACTAGGGATGTTTGGCGTAATGTGGTCTGAGCATTGCTGTTATAAAAATTCTCGCCCACTTTTAAAACAGTTTCCCACAGAAGGCGATCGCATTCTCGTTGGTCCTGGTGAAAACGCAGGTGTAGTAGACTTAGGCGACGGATTACAACTAGCCTTTAAAATTGAATCCCACAACCACCCCTCAGCCGTCGAACCATTTCAAGGAGCAGCCACCGGAGTGGGTGGTATATTAAGAGATATCTTTACAATGGGTGCGCGTCCCATTGCTATCTTAAATTCACTCCGTTTCGGTTCCTTAGAAGATGGTCGTACCAAGCGATTATTCTCTGGCGTAGTAGAAGGCATTTCACACTATGGTAATTGCGTTGGAGTACCCACAGTTGGCGGTGAAGTCTACTTCGACCCCGCCTACTCTGGCAACCCCTTAGTTAATGCAATGGCGCTAGGGTTAATGGAAACATCAGAAATTGTGAAATCTGGTGCATCTGGTATGGGCAACCCAGTATTATATGTTGGCTCTACCACCGGACGAGATGGCATGGGTGGCGCGAGTTTTGCCAGTGCAGAATTAACTGAGGAGTCAGAAAAAGACCGTCCCGCAGTACAAGTAGGCGACCCATTTTTAGAAAAATCTTTAATTGAAGCTTGCTTAGAAGCATTTAAAACTGGCGCAGTAGTAGCAGCACAAGATATGGGTGCGGCTGGAATTACCTGTTCTACCGCAGAAATGGCAGCTAAAGGTGGCGTAGGGATTGAATTTGATTTAGACAAAATTCCAGTACGCGAAACTGGAATGGTTCCTTATGAATATTTATTGTCTGAATCCCAAGAAAGAATGTTATTTGTTGCTCATAAAGGACGTGAGCAAGAATTAATTGATATTTTCCATCGTTGGGGTTTACAAGCGGTAGTAGCTGGAACAGTAATTTCAGAACCAATAGTCCGCATTTTATTTAAAGGTGAAGTTGCAGCAGAAATACCAGCTACAGCTTTGTCAGATAATACACCAATTTATCATCGGGAATTACTTGCTGAACCCCCAGAATATGCGCGTCAAGCTTGGGAATGGACACCGGAATCTTTACCTACTGCTACAGAAGAAGGAATTGAAATTCAAGGCAGCACTAAAACTTGGAATGATATTCTGTTACAGCTATTAGATACACCCACAATTGCTTCAAAACGTTGGGTTTATCGCCAATATGACCATCAGGTGCAGAATAATACCGTACTTGTCCCAGGCGGTGCTGATGCTGCTGTAATCAGAGTGCGTCCACTGGAAACCCCATTAACAGGTGTAAAAGAAGGTACTTTACATCAAACAGGTGTAGCTGCAACAGTAGATTGCAATTCCCGCTATGTATACCTGAATCCTTATGAAGGTGCAAAAGCCGTTGTCGCTGAAGCTGCACGTAATCTTAGCTGTGTAGGTGCGGAACCAATAGCCGTTACAGATAACTTAAATTTTGCTAGTCCCGAAAAACCTGTAGGTTATTGGCAATTAGCAGAAGCTTGTCGCGGAATTGCCGACGCTTGCAGAGAATTCCAAACTCCAGTAACAGGTGGAAATGTTTCCCTCTACAACGAAACCGTTGATGCTACAGGTACACCCCAACCAATTTATCCTACCCCTGTTATTGGGATGGTGGGATTAGTTGCTGATATTCACAAAATTTGTGGTCAAGCTTGGCAGTATGAAGGAGATTTAATTTATCTCTTAGGAGAAAAAGTAGATACAGCTACCAAGGTAACTTTGGGAGGTTCAGAATATCTGGCAGCAATACACGGAACTGTTGCAGGACAACCACCACAAGTGGATTTTGACTTAGAAATGCGTGTACAAGCAGTTTGCCGTGAAGGTATCCGTCAAAGTTGGATACGTTCAGCCCATGATAGCTCAGAAGGAGGAATTGCGATCGCACTTGCCGAATCCTGCATCAGTGGTAATCTAGGAGCAGAAATTCACCTAGACTTACCCTCAAATCCCTCACAACGCTGGGATAATATCTTATTTGGCGAAGGTGGAGCAAGAATCATCGTATCAGTTTCCCCAGAACAACAAACAGCGTGGGAAACTTACCTCGAAGAAAAACTGAGTAAAAACTGGCAAAAAATCGGTCAAGTCGCCAAAACCGCCGAAAACTTCCGAGTTATTACGGCTGACAACACCCCCCTACTCAACGTTAGCATTACAGATATGAGCGATCGCTGGTCTAACTGCATCGAACGCCGTTTAACTACTTAA
- a CDS encoding chorismate lyase, which produces MTLTFRPSKSSALPTAWYALDSIWQGGEEVVQKGLPHSQLAPAWQILLLGDGSPTRHLQLLTGEPTAVDVIDMSPIGMSPDGAPDLIEAVPGPRLRRQVWLRKESGQRLAYATSWWEASHVDEYLQNRSIPIWASLASLRTELYRDVQGVYYGNSPELEEAFGEKGPFWGRHYLFWHHKQPFTLIYEVFSPYLTKYLGSMQLD; this is translated from the coding sequence TTGACTCTAACCTTCAGACCCAGTAAAAGCTCTGCACTGCCCACAGCTTGGTATGCTCTTGATTCTATCTGGCAGGGTGGGGAAGAAGTTGTTCAGAAAGGTTTACCGCACTCTCAACTAGCACCAGCATGGCAAATATTATTACTGGGAGATGGTTCTCCTACTCGTCACCTACAGCTACTTACGGGTGAACCTACGGCAGTAGATGTGATTGATATGTCGCCTATTGGGATGAGTCCTGATGGCGCACCTGATTTAATTGAAGCAGTTCCAGGGCCAAGGCTTCGCCGTCAGGTATGGTTAAGGAAGGAGTCTGGGCAAAGGTTAGCTTATGCGACTTCTTGGTGGGAAGCTAGTCATGTAGATGAGTATCTGCAAAATCGTTCTATACCAATTTGGGCTAGTTTAGCTAGTCTGCGGACGGAGTTGTATCGGGATGTGCAAGGGGTATATTACGGAAATTCGCCAGAATTAGAGGAAGCTTTTGGAGAAAAAGGGCCGTTTTGGGGTCGTCATTATTTGTTTTGGCATCACAAGCAGCCGTTTACACTTATTTATGAGGTGTTTTCGCCTTATTTAACCAAATATTTAGGGTCGATGCAGTTGGATTAG
- a CDS encoding phosphoribosyltransferase, protein MSSTPLFSDRINAGTLLADSIIEELEKLKATGITAQPIVYALPRGGIPVAVPIARRLNCPLDIVVAKKITKPDNPELAMGAVTADGQVIWLDMKPFRKQQQNLRLEAMFQAQQKAQEQQAEFAASCPQLSAEGAIALIVDDGIATGMTMAVAVQALRTQKPAQIWICAPVAPAELMEWLNKWCDRVIVLDTPHQFQSVSRFYYEFPQVETSIALAYLQEHNQIHQEK, encoded by the coding sequence ACCGCTATTTAGCGATCGCATTAATGCAGGCACTCTACTAGCTGACTCTATAATTGAGGAGCTTGAAAAACTTAAAGCTACTGGTATTACTGCTCAACCGATAGTCTATGCACTACCTAGAGGTGGAATTCCCGTTGCAGTACCAATTGCGCGTCGGTTGAATTGCCCGTTAGATATTGTAGTTGCCAAAAAAATTACTAAGCCTGACAACCCAGAATTGGCAATGGGTGCTGTAACGGCAGATGGTCAAGTAATCTGGCTAGATATGAAACCATTCCGTAAACAGCAGCAAAATTTAAGGCTTGAAGCAATGTTTCAAGCTCAACAAAAAGCTCAGGAACAACAAGCGGAATTTGCTGCTAGTTGCCCACAGCTTAGTGCTGAAGGTGCGATCGCTCTCATAGTAGACGATGGGATAGCCACAGGGATGACAATGGCAGTAGCAGTGCAAGCATTAAGAACCCAAAAGCCAGCACAGATATGGATTTGTGCGCCTGTAGCACCAGCAGAACTGATGGAATGGTTAAATAAATGGTGCGATCGCGTAATTGTACTAGACACCCCTCATCAGTTTCAAAGCGTTAGCCGTTTTTATTACGAATTTCCCCAAGTTGAAACTAGCATTGCTTTAGCTTATTTACAAGAACACAACCAAATACATCAAGAAAAATGA